A genomic segment from Pyrodictium occultum encodes:
- a CDS encoding 50S ribosomal protein L23, whose product MSAWSIIIRPVQSEKALRLIEEQNTLTFIVARSATKHDIKRAVEQAFGVKVEKVNTLITPRGEKKAYVKLARGYNASDVAARLGML is encoded by the coding sequence GTGAGCGCCTGGAGCATCATAATAAGGCCGGTGCAGAGCGAGAAGGCTCTCAGGCTGATAGAGGAGCAGAACACGCTAACCTTCATAGTGGCCAGAAGCGCCACTAAGCACGACATAAAGAGGGCTGTTGAGCAAGCCTTCGGCGTCAAGGTCGAGAAGGTTAATACGCTGATAACGCCCCGCGGCGAGAAGAAGGCCTACGTCAAGCTGGCCCGGGGCTACAATGCCAGCGACGTGGCCGCTAGGCTAGGCATGCTCTAG